The DNA segment TTAggattgtttatttaaaatgcatcgCTTCAAAACATTGATAAGAAAATACATACATCAGTGATGGCCTTCTTGGCTTTTTCTTCTGCATTTCTGGATTCCTGAACTGCCTCCTCAACTTCATTCTGGAGCTGGGCAGCATCACTTTCTAGCTTCTTCTTAGTGTTAATGAGACTTGTGTTCTGAAGTACAAATGTTGATTTCTTTTAACTTCCTATTTTAACATCCAGTATATTGTGTTTATGGATTTTCTTACAAGACATTTGTACCTGTGAGTGCAGAAGCTGAACACGCTCACTTGCATCCAGAAGCTCTTGCTCTGCAACTTTTCGGGATCTTTCTGTCTGTTCCAGGACAGATCTGAGCTCTTCAATTTCAGCCTGTTGCAGGTTATTTCTTCGTTCCACCACAGCCAGCTGCTCTTTGAGATCTTCCTGGGCTCTAAGCGAATCATCCAGATGAAGCTGAGTATCCTGATGGACCAGTAAACATGTGGAATCATTGCAGTGTCTCAATCAGTTGAAAAGATACAGCCATTTTATCATCCACTTCAAAGTCAAAATGTGTAATTTACtttcaaaactaaaaatgttgaTTGGACTGATTGGTTAACCTGGTTTTATAATAGATTCTAAAGTTGCTTTACAAATTCTTCATTGTGTCGCTGCTGTTGTATAGTTTGTAGACATATATACTTCACAAAGACTACTGTTACAACTGATGGAAAAACTAAACACATTCTATACAGTGAGTTTTTTCAATGTAAGAAATATAAAACCATCTGTGTGTTGACCGCCAAATTCCAAGTACCTTAAGCTGAGCCTGGACGTTTCTGAGCTGTTTCTGTGCCTCCACAGCCTGGCGGTTGGCGTGGCTCAGCTGGATTTCCAGTTCATTCAGGTctccttccatcttcttcttcagtctCAGAGCATCATTTCTGCTTCTGATTTCAGAGTCCAATGTGCTCTGCATGGTATCAATGATTCTCTGGCTGTTCCTCTTCAACTGTTCAATTTCTTCATCCTTCTCAGCAATTTTCCTGTCCACCTCAGATTTCACCTGGTTGAGCTCAAGCTGAATGCGCAGGATCTTGGCTTCTTCGTGTTCCAGTGATCCCTATTTAAGAAAGAAATAAGTAGGTATAATAGTCTTATCTGACTTCATATTAGGGAGCTGTTTTGTGTGGTTTACTCTAGATGTACCTCAGCCTCTTCCAAAGCAGCTTGCAGGTCACCCTTTTCCTGTTCAACCACCTTCTTGGATTTCTCCAGTTCGTTGACCGCCTTTGCAGATTCACCAATTTGTTCGGTGAGGTCTGAGATCTCCTCTGAAAGTGTACAGTTATATGGATGATATTTATATCCACTTTAATTCAGAGAAAACCTAACACAGTGAACCATGACACTTCATCATGCACTTAATCTTACGTTGCAAGTTCTTGTTTTCCCGTTTCATGGTTTCCAATTGCTCTAAAGCCTCCTCATAAGCATTCTTCATCTTGAAGATCTCTGTGCTGAGAGAGCGGGAATCCTTCAGAGATGCCTCCAGCTCAGACTGGCTTTCTTCATATTTCTGTTTCCATTCTACAAGGACCTGTAGAGAAAAGAAAGTTGTAATATATGTTTATCAATTTATTTCTGAATAGTTATAGTCGGAGATAAAGCAGGGGTAGGGATATCAGATTCAATACCTTATCGAAGTTCCTCTGTTTCTTATCAAGGGCGGCTGCTGCGCTGTTTGCTCTTTCAACGTCCACCATGAGATCCTCCACTTCAGCTTGTAGCCTCTGCTTGGTCTTTTCCAAAGAGCCGCATTTGGAGTTCACAGCCTCCACCTGCTCCTCAGCTTCCTGTAGACGCTGCGCCAGCTTCTTCCTAGAAAGTCATAGATGGAAAACCTTTAGGTTCAACAGCCCTCGCAGTATCAAACAGTGCTCGTGTATGGAGTAGAACGTACTTGGCCTCTTCCAGCTCCTCAGTGCGCTGAATGGCATCTGTTTCATATTTGGTTCTCCATTGGGCAACTTCGCCGTTTGCCTTGGACAAAGCACGTTGAAGCTCAGCCTTTGCTTCTTGTTCCTCCTCGTATTGCTCacggagcaggtcacagtcatGGCGGGAAGACTGCAGGGCGTGAGCCAGTGCGTTCTTGGCCTGTGAGTGTAGGAATGGTTTCAAACAATCTTAAAAGTTGTTGAAAAACTcacaacttttttaaaaaaaaactatttgtatcaatgttcttttttttcatatttatgtaCCACTGTTTGCTTATTGTTTCTCATTACAGTCATACATGTATGGTTTATGTGTAACGATTTGTAGATTTTGTGGTCTTACCTTTGTCTCCTCTTCCAGCTGCCTCTTTAGTTCTTCGGTCTGTTGAGTGAAACCCTGCTTTCCTCTGGTCAGCTGAGAGATCAGAGATTCTTTTTCTTCCATCTGACGGGATATCTCTcctataaaaaaagacaaatgttgAAAAATCTACCATTTCTATAGTTGCCATATTCAGTGTTTATCCAGAATGGAATATGATTacacataaatgtattaatcaATACATTGAAATGATTGTCCGTCGGGGCTAGAGTTAGATTATCGTTGTCTGATGTGCTGTTTTCTACAGTATCTGTTATGCCATTTTGTCATATTGTTTGTACcgtattcaaatatatttaccGTTCTCGGTCTGCAGTCGGGCTCTTTGAGCTGTGAGGTCATTGATAAGCCGTTGATGTTCATCTTCTTTTGCCTTTATTTCACTAAGTTGATCCTCCAGCACACGGCTCACTTTTTCAAGATTAGCCTTAAAGGATAAATGTGAGTGTTAAACTTGCGCTGATTAGCTCACCGCAGTACTTATGGCACCACTGATTCCATTGGCCTTATTGTACCTTTGATTTGGAAACACTCTCCAAGTTGCTGGCTAGGTCATCAATTTCCATCTTCAGCTCgcttttctctttctccagTTTCTGTTTAACTCTCTGAAGATTGTCAATCTGTTCCCCGAGCTCAGCGACGCTGTCGGCATGCTTCTTGCGGAGAGCGGCAGAGGTGGCTTCGTGCTGAAGAGTGGATTCTTCCAGGTCTCTCCTCAGTTTCTGGAACTCTGCTTCACGCTTTTTGTTCAGCTCAATCTGAGCGGAAGTGGCTCCTCCAGCTTCTTCCAGCCTTTCACTGATCTCCTCCAACTCCCTGGAGAGGTCGGCTCTTTGCTTCTCAACCCTTGCACGTGCAGCCCGATCCGCTTCTATCTCCTCTTCCAGCTCTTCAATGCGGGCCTAAAACATGCATTCATTATGGTTAATGTTATTTTACGAACGTTATTGGTTATGCCAGTGACAATCATCAAGTGATTTGGTAGAAATGTGACCGTACCTGCAGCTCCTTGATCTTTTTCTGCAGTTGAGATCCCAGGGATTGTTCATCTTCGATTTTGCTTTGCAGCTGGCTGAATTCAAAGTCTTTCCTGTGTGTGAAACGCAGCACTATGAGTAAACGGCTCGGTAAACTCCGCTTCATGATcaagacaataaaaaatacagaagactaactttttgagtttttcctcgGTTTGCTGTTTGTCGTTTTCCAGGTCCATGATTGTTTCCTGGGAGAGTTTCAGGTCACCTTCCAGTTTCCTTTTTGCTCTCTCAAGGTCAAGGCGAAGTTTCTTTTCTTGTTCCAGCGACCCTTCCAGCTGTGTATTTAAGAAATCATTTGAAGTGTCCTTAACGTTTCTAAATATTGAAAGCGTGTTTATAGGATATCTTCAGGGCCCGTGTACTTACATCATCCACCTGCTGCTCCAGCTTAGTTTTAGCTTTTGTCAGGGTGTTGACTTTGTCTTCTTCAGCCTGAAGATCATCAAGAGTTTGTTGATGAGCCTCTTGAAGGGCCTTCTTCTCCTTAGAAAGCTTTGAGATGTTCTCATCGAGCCCTGCCATTTCTTCAGTCAGGTTTTTAACCTTAACAAATAAAGAGAAGAGAGTTTTTAAAACCCATGTGACTGAAATGTTTGATACAGTAATTTGTCAAGATGCTTATGTTTCCGCTTACCTTGTTTTCTGTGGCATGCTTCTCCTTTTCTACTTTGGCTAAGGTGAGTTCCAGATCATCGATATCTTTCTTCAGCTCAGAGCATTCGTCCTCCAGTTTCCTTTTCTTGGCTGTTAGCTCAGCGTTGCTTTCCTCCTCATCTTCAAGTCTTTCTGTGAGCTCTTTGATTTTAGCTTCAaggttaattttgtttttgatgaGACCTTCGCATCTCTCTTCCGCGTCAGACAGATTTTCAGATTCCTAGGTAAATACAGTTTATCACTATCCTGCCCTTCTACGCGAGTTTCAGTACCGTCCTCCCGTGTGAAGTGCTTACCGTCTGAACCTGCAGCTGTAAATCATTCTTTTCCTTGAGGAGGGAGATCATTTTCTCTTCCAATTCCTTCCTTCGTGCTTCTGTCTTGGCCAGGGTTTCCTTTGTCTTCTCAAACTCTTCCTTCATGTTGGCCATTTCCTTCTCTGTCTCTGCGCTCTTCAGCAGGGGTTTAATCTTGAAATAAAGCTTCATCCATGGCCAGTGTTTGACATTCATGAATGACCGAACGTTGTACTGGATAACAAACAAAGCATCTCTGTTTGGGGAGTAAGTGGGCACATGATTAGAAGTGGTGTTTGAAGGtgaatatatgtttatatagaaTGTAGTTTAATCATTACCTTCTTTCTACCATCTTCTTGAACTCGACTCTCATCAAGAAGCCTCTGCACAGAGCCTGTGTACGAGTTATTAGTTGTGCCAACTTATCATCTCTCATTTCTTCCAGGACACCCAACAGACCAGCTTTGAAGAACACCTGTAATTAAGGGAATCTAGTAAGCAGTTCTTCAGGGATATAGTTATTGATTTAAATCTAGTCTTATATggaagtgtttgtttttttaccttagTATGACCAAATTTATACTGAGTGTGATCAACATCGATAGAAGACAGCAGTTTCTCTGAAGCCTTCTTGCTGTCAATAAACTGTCCATCTGGAATGGCGCTGGCATTTAGCACTTTGTACCTTcaccaataaaaaagaaataatcagcTTATATaggagttttatttaaaaagttaattGTGTGTTTTCTGAAGGTAGTAAAAGTAacccatattttaatatttcaggtTTATTAATAGTTTTATGATCTTTGCTGTGATAGAATAAGAATTTACTGATGAGACATGTACACGATACCCTGCTTGCCCTCCTCTTCCTATAAACATCCTACTTGGACAGCTGAAGGCAGGATAAGTGAAAGGTTTTAGGCCGTTTACCGTTGTTTGAAGTCACCATAGAGGATCCTGCTTGGGAAACCCTTTCTGCAGATCCTAATACCTTCCAGCACACCATTACACCGCAGCTGGTGGATAATCAGATGGTTCTCCATGATTCCTGTGTGTAAAGATACATATAGTGATTGAAGCGCAAAGTATAGAGGCCATTTCTTCGTCCATTTGCAGTTTGAATTAGACATGATACCTGGAGTTTTGGTCTCATTAGGAATCAGACAACGCACAAAGTGAGGGTGGGTGCTTCTCAGGTTGGTCATAAGTTTGTTCAAGTTTtcctaggaaacaaatatattaaaggggTTTTGccttaataattaaattaatgtatCTGCGTCTAGATGGAAAGAGACAGACATTTTGTATTTGAACTTACTCTGAACAGAGCAGACACAGTCTGGAAGGATGaccccttcttcttctttccgcCTCCCTTTCCGCCAGTCTCAGCTGTAATGTCAAATGACATGTCTTAAAAAGCTAATTTCTGAAAGGTTaaaaaaggttgaaaaaagtgGCTAATTGATAATTACCATCTGTGGCAGAGTAGCTGCAGTAGAGGAAGGACAGGAGTTTCACAGAAGACTTCTGGTAGAGGCCGACTACAGTCTCGTTCAGTGGGTCCTTGTTCTTGTCGAGCCAGCCAGCGATGTTGTAATCCACGGTACCGGCATAGTGTACCAGGGAGAAATGAGCCTCGGCCTTGCCTTTACCAGGTTTGGGCTTCTCAAAGTTCTTGCACTTGCCCAGATGTTGGTCATACAGCTTGTTCTTGAAGGAGACATCAGTAGCCTTGGGGAACATGCACTCCTCTTCAAGGATTGAGAAGATACCCATTGGCTGATAAGAAGAAGACAAACTCACTGAGTTGAAGTACAGTGTTATTCCGTGTGTTGGTGCTCGGGAGCCGTCGCTCAATCATCTACCTACCTTTTCAATTAGCTCGATGCAGGCAGCCAGATCCATACCAAAGTCAATAAACTCCCATTCAATGCCCTCCTTTTTGTATTCCTCCTGTTCCAGGACGAACATGTGGTGATTGAAGAATTGCTGCAACTTTTCATTGGTGAAATTGATGCAAAGCTGTTCCAAGCTGTTAAGCTgaagaaaaagaacaaatgaTTGTGTGATCTggatacacacattatattacaACAACGCTACAAATAAAAGGGATGCTTACATCAAAGATTTCAAAGCCAGCAATATCCAGCACACCAATGAAATATTGCCTTGGGAGTTTGGTGTCCAGCTGTTGGTTGATACGAGTGACCATCCACAAGAACAGCTTCTCATAAACGGACTTGCTCAGGGCACCAATGGCATTATAGACCTGGGGAGAAATACCGCATGTTAACCTATCTGCATATGAAACTGTGTCCTGCCCTTATATCCATACATCACATGTATTACCTGTTGGACTGTCTGTCCTTTGGTAACATATTCATTTCCGACCTTTACTCTTGGGTAGCACAGAGCCTTCAGCAGATCAGCAGAGTTCAGACCCATCAAGTAGCCAATTTTATCAGCAACTACAGAGAGAAAGCACACAAACAATAGAAACCATATAATTTATCGCACTGGGACCCAGAGACAGCGAGCGTCCTGCTAACCACAGATTGCAGGAACATCATTGTGAAATGAGAACAAATGCAGTAACATACACTTAAAGAAGCCCTAGAACCATTTAACATCCCAGTTCTATAGAAAACTTTGATGGTTTTAAAGCATTAGAAGAACTCTTGTGAAACAGAAAAGTGATAGGTATACCTTCAGTGCCGTCAGGCTCGGCCTGCTCCTCTCTTTGCTTTTGCTTAAATCTCATGTTTCCGTGGTGCATGACAGCTCCGGTCATCTTATAGATTCCCATCTTCTCTTCTTGTGAAAAGCCCAGAATATCGATGGCATTCTATGGAGACAAAGATGTGACAATCTGTATCGATACTTCCAAGCGCTGATTAATGTGTCCCTAAATGTGTGTTCTGAATACATACATCAGTGGCCATCAACTCCTCTTGGTCATCGATACTCTTTACAGCAACCTCACCCTGACTGATGAAGGAGAAGTCGTATGGATTGGTGGTGAGGAGAAGCATTTCTAGAGGTGAAAATATACGGCAATCAATATGGCgtgtcttatgatgtcatgatacaGTAGTTACAGTCATATGTATCAAACAGTGTGTTTCGATTCACCATAGAGGTTCGTCGGCTAAACCCAGCCTTGATAGCAATGGCTTTAGATTTTAAACTAATGGTTGGCAAAAAAGAACCTAAACTTACCGATAAGCTCGGGCTTCTTATTTGTTATGATTTGGTAGAAGATGTGGTAGCTCCTCTCAGCTGACAGCTGGAATGTTACTCTGGATTTTTCCAGAAGGTCTGGAATCATAGTGAAATATGTATGAACAGGAATAACTCATAAAACAGTGAAAGAAAAGtagtatatttttcaaataaatctaAATCTTACAAGTTTCAATATCCGCAGAAGACAGTTTTCCTGTTGTTCCAAAATGAATTCTGATGAATTTACCCTAAAGACAGAAAAAGCCTTTTAATGGGTTTTATCGCGAAGCTTCCACAGAGGAAACATTGTTTTCTATTTGTGTAACTTACAAAGCGAGACGAGTTGTCATTTCTCACTGTCTTGGCGTTACCAAAGGCTTCTAAGAGAGGGTTGGCCTGGATGATTTGATCTTCCAGAGTTCCCTGTAACAAATGAACGCATCCAATAATTGATAATAATGGTGTCACTGAGTGGCCTTAGAATAGACATGGAACGAGGATCTAGTACTATGTAGTACATAGTGGAGCATGTAGACCAGCGGTGGAGGCAAATGGCCCATCATTGTGTATCGTCCAGATCTTTGTATTGTGTGGCCGTGCATCCTCCAGACCAGTGGTGACCTAGGCCTAGTCTGTGGCCTAGCTGGGAACGTCAGATGCCGGCCGTTTTCTAGGTATACCGTACCTGCAGTTTGTTGCCAGATTCCTTCTTCTTTCCGGGGTCTCCAGCAGCTGCAATTGTTGCAAAGTATTGGATGACACGCTTGGTGTTCACAGTCTTTCCAGCACCGGATTCTCCACTAATGGAATTGCAAATAATAAAGGATTATTAATCTTTCAACCGGCAATCACAGCTGAATATTAACGTGTTGAAACTTTACTTACGTGATCAAAATAGACTGGTTCTCACGATCTGCGGGAAAGAAGCAAGCGGTTAGAAGAGGTTTATTTCTGCATTGGGAGCACTGATAAGGCTGCGAACGCTGAATTACCTGTCAGCATGAACTGATAGGCGTTATCAGAGATGGAGAAAATGTGTGGTGGGGCTTCCTGACGCTTCTTTCCTCTGTAACCAGCTACCACTTCGGGGTTGTACACGGGCAGCCACTTGTAGGGGTTCACGGTGACACAGAAGAGCCCAGAGTAGGTCTGGAAATATCAGCAATAAAGGTAGATATGAGTTGCTGTCATGTTTTGTGTTGTTACAAACAGTGCacaaaattcaaatgaaaagtCGCCCAGCTGTCTACTTGGTGAGCTGTGGTTTCTTACGTAAATCATCCAGGCTGCGTAACGTTCTTTGAGGTTATACAGCACGGACGCCTCATTGAGATGGGTCAGCATGGCCATGTCTTCAATTTTATCGAACTTCGGCGGGTTTTGGGGGTAGACTTGGCTTTCTTTCACAGTTAAAGTCTGCAAGAAACAATAGATGTATTTAAACCGAGTCTAATTGACAATTGGTTTTTTGTCATGCTAAATGTTCCCTTTTGCGCTTACCCTTCCATCATCAGTCTTCACGGTAACTTTGCCACCTTCTCGATCTGTTATAAGACCCTTCACATACAGCACTTTGTCGTCATCAACAAAGCAGCTATTTTTTGCATCGAAAGGTTTGTTTTGAGCTTCCAACCTTTCCTTCTCGGTTTTACGGAGAAAGGGCGCAGCCTCCCCGAACACCGACATTTCCGCGTCGGACGACATGGTTGACAGAGTCTGTAGAAAAGCAAAGCTTGTTATTTTTCATATGATTTATCAGACTCTCTCTACATATAAATCATAGAACATATTATCTCTATTATCTTGACCAAAAAGGGCAGTCAATGCTTTACACCTTTTTGCTTTTAAGCGTTATTACTTTTTCGATTATTCCACAACGAGCAAATAGTGCAGCTTTGTTTTTGTGGGAAGGCTAAATTTCCTATTTAGTAATATTTCCATAGGTTTAATCACTAAACCTCCTGGGAAGTTAAAATCATTTGGAATTCCTTTTTAAGCCTACGGAAGTCTcctgaattttatttattttagagctCTGCACTTCTACAGCTACAAAATATGGCcctaatgtaacattttgtggACTTGGCTACGCCGAGCTTTGAAGGCTAGGGGCAAGAATGATTCCATTGGGTTTCATCTGATGAACGTTGCCCTGTGAGGATGAATTAGCACCAAGGCCATTGAGCTCAGTAACTCAATGTAGCCACCGATGAGTCTACACCCAAGAGTCCCCCAGCCCCACAAAGATGTTTATACGCAGCCCTTCATTTCCAAGGAGTCTGCTCTAGTGATCCGCATGAAAAGCTGGGATGAAGTAATTCCCGAAACCTTACTGCTGGGGCCTTTATCTGTGAAATTAGCTTGGATGATATGCTTGAGACCCATAGTCGCCCCTGCATGGGACCCACGGCCCTGTTAGTAGATTCTAGGTGATTCTTGGAACTTCCATATACCCTTAAACAGCCAGAATGTATGGTCTTTTAAAACTTACCTTCTGTTGGTGTTATGGATGAAAATATTGTCTGCCCCCCCTTTCTGTGGAAAAAGAACAAGATGGTTATTGATAATAGTTTTCCGTTATATTTGCCACATCCCCGCATTGGGTGCATGCACTAGATCTCCCTCCGCAGAGTCATTGCTGGTGCTCACACTCACTTTCTGTGCCGTTGCTGCTGATGAGCTCTCGGGACGGTTTATATAGGAAGCAGGCTGCTAACTCAGCATCTCCACTTAAGGAATGATCTCGGCCGCTGCCTTAACTGTCTGTAGAAGccctaccctttcagtaaaaatAACTGAACAATTCATCCAACTGCCCTTGTGTCTCGGCTTTTGGTCAGGGACAGGTTTAGTCGAACTAAATGTCAGAATAACTTGCACAAGTGTGGAGTGCTTTGCACATTCATGGTGTATGGGAATCCTCTAAGAAACACCATATTCCACTGATTGTGTGTTAACAAAACTTGGATGACTTTACATCCTCTTTTATATGTGGATATCTGTTACAAATGTTTATTATCAGACTAGAGATTGTAATTTGCCCGTTTTAGGGTTAATACTGGGAGAATATCCCCCCCGTGCCTGTTTTAGGGTTCATTCTATGAGAATATTCTTCCCTATGCCTATTTTAGGGTAAATACTGGGAGAATATTCCTGTGTGCCcatttaagggttaataagTAGGAGTATATTCCCCCTGTGCCTATTTTCgtttttttactataataatATCCCTTCTTGTGCTCATTTAATTATTAATCTGGGAAGATCGTGCTTTGCACCCCCTTCCCCTTAAAGAAT comes from the Spea bombifrons isolate aSpeBom1 chromosome 8, aSpeBom1.2.pri, whole genome shotgun sequence genome and includes:
- the LOC128503600 gene encoding myosin-4-like; protein product: MSSDAEMSVFGEAAPFLRKTEKERLEAQNKPFDAKNSCFVDDDKVLYVKGLITDREGGKVTVKTDDGRTLTVKESQVYPQNPPKFDKIEDMAMLTHLNEASVLYNLKERYAAWMIYTYSGLFCVTVNPYKWLPVYNPEVVAGYRGKKRQEAPPHIFSISDNAYQFMLTDRENQSILITGESGAGKTVNTKRVIQYFATIAAAGDPGKKKESGNKLQGTLEDQIIQANPLLEAFGNAKTVRNDNSSRFGKFIRIHFGTTGKLSSADIETYLLEKSRVTFQLSAERSYHIFYQIITNKKPELIEMLLLTTNPYDFSFISQGEVAVKSIDDQEELMATDNAIDILGFSQEEKMGIYKMTGAVMHHGNMRFKQKQREEQAEPDGTEVADKIGYLMGLNSADLLKALCYPRVKVGNEYVTKGQTVQQVYNAIGALSKSVYEKLFLWMVTRINQQLDTKLPRQYFIGVLDIAGFEIFDLNSLEQLCINFTNEKLQQFFNHHMFVLEQEEYKKEGIEWEFIDFGMDLAACIELIEKPMGIFSILEEECMFPKATDVSFKNKLYDQHLGKCKNFEKPKPGKGKAEAHFSLVHYAGTVDYNIAGWLDKNKDPLNETVVGLYQKSSVKLLSFLYCSYSATDAETGGKGGGKKKKGSSFQTVSALFRENLNKLMTNLRSTHPHFVRCLIPNETKTPGIMENHLIIHQLRCNGVLEGIRICRKGFPSRILYGDFKQRYKVLNASAIPDGQFIDSKKASEKLLSSIDVDHTQYKFGHTKVFFKAGLLGVLEEMRDDKLAQLITRTQALCRGFLMRVEFKKMVERRDALFVIQYNVRSFMNVKHWPWMKLYFKIKPLLKSAETEKEMANMKEEFEKTKETLAKTEARRKELEEKMISLLKEKNDLQLQVQTESENLSDAEERCEGLIKNKINLEAKIKELTERLEDEEESNAELTAKKRKLEDECSELKKDIDDLELTLAKVEKEKHATENKVKNLTEEMAGLDENISKLSKEKKALQEAHQQTLDDLQAEEDKVNTLTKAKTKLEQQVDDLEGSLEQEKKLRLDLERAKRKLEGDLKLSQETIMDLENDKQQTEEKLKKKDFEFSQLQSKIEDEQSLGSQLQKKIKELQARIEELEEEIEADRAARARVEKQRADLSRELEEISERLEEAGGATSAQIELNKKREAEFQKLRRDLEESTLQHEATSAALRKKHADSVAELGEQIDNLQRVKQKLEKEKSELKMEIDDLASNLESVSKSKANLEKVSRVLEDQLSEIKAKEDEHQRLINDLTAQRARLQTENGEISRQMEEKESLISQLTRGKQGFTQQTEELKRQLEEETKAKNALAHALQSSRHDCDLLREQYEEEQEAKAELQRALSKANGEVAQWRTKYETDAIQRTEELEEAKKKLAQRLQEAEEQVEAVNSKCGSLEKTKQRLQAEVEDLMVDVERANSAAAALDKKQRNFDKVLVEWKQKYEESQSELEASLKDSRSLSTEIFKMKNAYEEALEQLETMKRENKNLQQEISDLTEQIGESAKAVNELEKSKKVVEQEKGDLQAALEEAEGSLEHEEAKILRIQLELNQVKSEVDRKIAEKDEEIEQLKRNSQRIIDTMQSTLDSEIRSRNDALRLKKKMEGDLNELEIQLSHANRQAVEAQKQLRNVQAQLKDTQLHLDDSLRAQEDLKEQLAVVERRNNLQQAEIEELRSVLEQTERSRKVAEQELLDASERVQLLHSQNTSLINTKKKLESDAAQLQNEVEEAVQESRNAEEKAKKAITDAALMAEELKKEQDTSAHLERMKKNLEQTVKDLQHRLDEAEQLALKGGKKQLQKLEARVRELENELDNEQKRSAEAVKGVRKYERRVKELSYQTEEDKKNVLRLQDLVDKLQLKVKAYKRQAEESEEQANVHLTRFRKVQHELEEAEERADIAESQVNKLRAKSRDIGGKKVDSEE